TCTATCGCATGGGCGACACGATCGTGCTCGAGCCGCAGATTTTCCCGGACGCGCCCAACCAGAAGGGCTTTCCGAATGCGCGGCTGGAACCGGGCCAGACCTATCGCAACACGATGACCTTCCGCCTCAGCTCGGGCGCGCCGGCGAAGAAGAAGAAATAAGCGGCACGGTCAGGCGATGCTTCCGCGGGTCACAGGCCCGCGGACATCCCCTTGCCCTTCTTCTCGATCAGGTCGAGCACGTCGCTGATCAGCGCGCGCATCGCCGTGCGTGCCGCATCCGCATCGCGCGCGGCGATCGCGTTGCGGACCGCGGCATGATCCGCGACGCTGGCGGTGCGCCCCTTGACCCTGTTGGTGAACCGGATCGACGTGCGCAGCGCGGTGCCGACGACATCGCGGAACTGCGCATAGAAGGGATTGCGCGACGCCCGCAGGATCGCAACGTGAAAGGCGATATCGGCTTCCAGCGTGTCGTCGAGCCCCTTGTCCGCCGCCTTCATCCGCTCGAGGCCGCGATTGATCCGCTGCAGATCCTCCTCGCCCGCGAATTGTGCGGCCAGCGCGGCGGCTTCCGGCTCGATCGCGACGCGCAACTGGTTGAACTGCTTGAGCAGCTCGACCGAGAATTGCCGCTCGAGCAGCCAGCGCAGCACATCGGTGTCGAACAGGTTCCACGACGAGGTGGGCTGGACGATGGTGCCCTGACGCGGCCGCGCGCTGAGCAGCCCCTTCGCGGTCAGCATCTTGACCGCTTCGCGCGTCACCGAGCGGCTCACGCCGTGCTGCTTGGCCAGTTCGGCTTCGGTCG
The sequence above is drawn from the Sphingomonas sp. G-3-2-10 genome and encodes:
- a CDS encoding FCD domain-containing protein; translated protein: MEGGQPELGRNLTYGLLDSLGRAIVTGRFEREPFPTEAELAKQHGVSRSVTREAVKMLTAKGLLSARPRQGTIVQPTSSWNLFDTDVLRWLLERQFSVELLKQFNQLRVAIEPEAAALAAQFAGEEDLQRINRGLERMKAADKGLDDTLEADIAFHVAILRASRNPFYAQFRDVVGTALRTSIRFTNRVKGRTASVADHAAVRNAIAARDADAARTAMRALISDVLDLIEKKGKGMSAGL